The Chryseobacterium suipulveris genome window below encodes:
- a CDS encoding cysteine dioxygenase, which translates to MKVSAGLQNLRQVLDDLKHKKPLSFEEICDLLFTFDYNDFNKVFPLSQTKVENSTYQRIPIYNGETVAFIMLWGVDNCSAIHDHGNYDGKIKILKGSLTEVSYRKNSNFIEYDARTFANEDDIFSEELGGIHSIINNSDSVSASLHIYRTDKLNLEGTTIFDTENRRTAVLSDQATSCSWNLPENCYREVTYV; encoded by the coding sequence ATGAAAGTTTCAGCTGGACTCCAGAATTTACGGCAGGTTTTAGACGACCTGAAGCACAAGAAGCCCCTTAGTTTTGAGGAGATTTGTGATCTACTCTTCACTTTTGATTATAACGATTTCAACAAAGTTTTTCCGCTTTCACAAACTAAAGTGGAAAATTCAACTTATCAGCGAATCCCCATCTACAACGGAGAAACTGTAGCATTCATTATGCTTTGGGGAGTCGACAATTGTTCGGCGATTCACGACCACGGCAATTACGATGGAAAAATAAAAATTCTAAAAGGCAGTTTGACTGAAGTGAGCTACAGGAAAAATTCCAACTTCATCGAGTACGACGCGCGAACTTTCGCCAATGAAGACGATATTTTTTCCGAAGAACTTGGCGGGATTCATTCAATTATCAACAATTCGGACTCAGTTTCAGCAAGTCTGCATATCTACAGAACCGACAAACTGAATCTGGAAGGAACAACGATTTTCGATACCGAAAACCGTAGAACCGCTGTACTTTCGGATCAGGCAACATCGTGTTCGTGGAATCTTCCAGAGAATTGCTATCGGGAAGTTACCTACGTTTAG
- a CDS encoding glycoside hydrolase family 28 protein, whose protein sequence is MNLINCKNLQMHGITVQNSPKLTVYISQSNGVILNNLKVLNPKWGQNTDGIDISGSRNVLVYNCTVDVGDDGICMKSSSKKDDDSVQLENIIIAKNTVFNAHGGFSIGSNTDGGMNNIFVTDCTFDGTDIGVRVKSNEGIGGKVSNIYIENLTMRNIVNEAISLSSTYENRQVGRTPDNNVKGEKIPEYFNFYFKNIVCTNAETAVDLSGLANSPIHDLFFENVKLTANRGFLAENAKNIMMKNTQINSEGNLFKLKNAENVIYNGKVVK, encoded by the coding sequence ATGAACCTCATTAATTGTAAAAACTTGCAGATGCACGGCATCACAGTGCAGAACTCGCCTAAACTTACGGTGTACATTTCGCAGTCAAACGGTGTGATCCTCAACAACCTAAAAGTTCTGAATCCGAAATGGGGACAAAATACTGACGGAATCGACATCAGCGGTTCCAGAAATGTGCTGGTTTACAATTGTACAGTAGATGTGGGCGACGACGGAATCTGCATGAAAAGCAGCAGCAAAAAGGATGATGATTCCGTACAGCTCGAAAACATCATTATCGCAAAAAACACTGTATTTAACGCACACGGAGGATTTTCGATCGGTTCAAACACTGATGGTGGGATGAATAATATTTTTGTAACCGACTGCACTTTCGATGGAACCGACATTGGCGTTCGCGTGAAAAGCAATGAGGGAATTGGCGGAAAAGTTTCTAATATTTACATTGAAAATCTAACAATGCGGAATATCGTCAATGAAGCGATTTCGCTCTCCTCCACCTATGAAAACCGACAAGTGGGCCGAACTCCCGACAACAATGTGAAAGGTGAAAAAATTCCCGAGTATTTCAATTTTTATTTCAAAAACATTGTCTGTACCAATGCAGAAACCGCCGTCGATCTCAGTGGACTTGCAAACTCGCCGATCCACGATCTGTTTTTTGAAAATGTGAAGCTCACCGCAAACAGAGGATTTCTCGCAGAAAATGCTAAAAACATTATGATGAAAAATACCCAAATCAATTCGGAAGGAAATCTGTTTAAACTCAAAAATGCGGAGAATGTGATATATAACGGAAAAGTTGTGAAATAG
- the pelA gene encoding pectate lyase, which produces MSRISFSLLCFLLFFQFGNSQIHDKTWHRIALSKDVDFLKSAEARRIAENVLLHQKNNGGWEKNVAMHKTLSPEEIQKLIATKNNFTVTTIDNDATSQEMRFLASVYQFQPEKKFSDAFLKGVDYLLKAQYENGGWPQFYPIQNNYSSHITFNDDAMANVLFLFQELLERRKDYPIKIPAETLSKIESSFNKGIDAILKTQYRQNGKLTVWCTQHDEFSLFPAKARAYELPSLSGKESATLVLLLMSLKNPSKEVIRSVESAVNWFKVNKITGFREIRINGDKQLVKDENANPIWARFSDLETNQPFVSDRDGIRKKSYDEIGAERRNGYAWFIEDPAEVLRQYESWKKLNVKIIPDKNYYTISKDGSGDFDNIQEAIDHCKSFPDQRITLFVKNGIYKEKVSIHQWNTNLKILGESKERTIISFNDYFEKIDRGRNSTFFTPTFSVEANDTVLENLTIENSAGDVGQAIALSVVANRVAVINCKLLGNQDTLYLGNEGKVFIKNTYIEGTTDFIFGGATAFFENCEIHSKKNSFITAPSTPKGTEFGFVFHGCKLTADDGVTEVFLGRPWRNFAQSVFINSGLGSHISPKGWDNWNKKDAEKTVFFAEYGNHGKGAVLDSRVNYAKQLSKKESRKFAKENILKDPLQKKWYENL; this is translated from the coding sequence ATGTCTCGAATTTCATTTTCTCTGCTGTGTTTTCTGTTGTTTTTCCAATTCGGGAATTCACAGATTCACGATAAAACGTGGCATCGAATTGCGTTGTCGAAAGACGTCGATTTTCTGAAATCTGCCGAAGCAAGAAGAATTGCAGAAAATGTACTGCTGCACCAGAAAAACAACGGCGGTTGGGAAAAAAATGTGGCGATGCACAAAACACTTTCGCCCGAAGAAATTCAGAAACTCATCGCGACCAAAAACAATTTCACGGTAACCACGATCGATAACGATGCGACTTCGCAGGAAATGAGATTTCTCGCGTCGGTATATCAGTTTCAGCCAGAGAAAAAATTCAGCGATGCATTTTTGAAAGGGGTGGATTATCTGCTCAAAGCGCAGTACGAGAACGGAGGTTGGCCGCAATTTTATCCCATTCAAAACAATTACAGTTCGCACATTACTTTTAATGACGATGCGATGGCGAATGTGCTTTTTTTGTTTCAGGAATTGCTTGAAAGGAGAAAAGATTATCCCATAAAGATTCCCGCTGAAACGTTATCAAAAATCGAGAGTTCTTTTAATAAAGGAATTGATGCGATCCTCAAAACGCAGTATCGGCAAAACGGAAAACTTACGGTTTGGTGCACTCAACACGACGAATTTTCTTTGTTTCCCGCAAAAGCGAGAGCGTATGAACTTCCGTCTTTGAGCGGTAAAGAATCAGCAACTTTGGTTTTGCTTCTGATGTCGCTGAAAAATCCGTCGAAAGAAGTAATCCGTTCCGTGGAAAGTGCGGTAAACTGGTTTAAAGTCAATAAAATTACGGGGTTCAGAGAAATCAGGATTAATGGTGACAAACAGTTGGTGAAAGATGAAAATGCAAATCCAATTTGGGCGCGCTTCAGCGATTTGGAAACCAATCAACCCTTTGTAAGCGACCGCGACGGAATCAGGAAAAAGTCCTACGACGAAATCGGTGCCGAACGCAGAAACGGTTATGCGTGGTTTATAGAAGATCCCGCAGAAGTCCTTCGCCAGTACGAAAGCTGGAAAAAGCTAAATGTGAAAATCATCCCAGACAAGAATTACTATACCATTTCCAAAGACGGAAGCGGAGATTTCGATAACATCCAGGAAGCGATCGACCACTGCAAATCTTTTCCTGATCAGAGAATAACGTTGTTTGTGAAAAATGGAATTTACAAGGAGAAAGTGAGCATCCATCAGTGGAACACCAATCTTAAAATTTTGGGTGAAAGCAAGGAACGTACGATCATCAGTTTTAATGACTATTTCGAGAAAATTGACCGCGGCAGAAACAGCACTTTCTTTACCCCGACTTTTTCCGTAGAAGCCAATGACACCGTTCTCGAAAATCTTACCATCGAAAATTCGGCAGGAGATGTTGGACAAGCGATTGCTTTAAGTGTTGTTGCAAACCGCGTCGCAGTCATTAACTGTAAGCTTTTGGGAAATCAGGATACACTCTATTTGGGAAATGAGGGAAAGGTTTTCATTAAAAACACCTATATCGAAGGAACCACCGATTTTATCTTTGGCGGAGCAACTGCTTTTTTCGAAAACTGCGAGATTCATAGCAAGAAAAATTCATTTATCACCGCTCCGTCAACACCGAAAGGAACTGAATTCGGTTTTGTTTTTCATGGTTGCAAACTCACCGCAGATGATGGAGTTACCGAAGTTTTTCTCGGTCGACCCTGGAGAAATTTTGCGCAGTCGGTTTTCATTAATTCTGGATTAGGAAGCCATATTTCGCCGAAAGGTTGGGACAACTGGAATAAGAAGGATGCTGAAAAGACAGTCTTTTTTGCCGAATACGGAAACCACGGAAAAGGTGCGGTTTTAGATTCGAGGGTTAATTACGCCAAACAACTTTCCAAAAAGGAATCCCGGAAATTTGCCAAAGAAAATATTCTGAAAGATCCACTTCAAAAAAAATGGTATGAAAATTTATAA
- a CDS encoding alpha/beta hydrolase yields MMTSIARKLSQNGYHCFAVEYRLSGEAKYPAAIEDVKDAILFIKKNSKKYKVDAQKIAVLGTSSGGQISALIGSKYPELVSAVVDIDGILAFHHPLSKEGASAANWLGGTFEQIPEIWNDASPLTHANNISVPYLFINSQFDRFHAGRDEVIEKMNRNRIPTEVHQIGNSPHTFWMFEPWFQPTMDFVLEFLKHNSKPTTFKQNKNENK; encoded by the coding sequence ATGATGACTTCCATCGCGAGAAAGCTTTCGCAAAACGGTTATCACTGTTTCGCTGTGGAATATCGACTTTCTGGTGAAGCAAAATATCCTGCAGCAATTGAGGATGTGAAAGATGCAATACTTTTCATTAAGAAAAATTCGAAGAAATATAAAGTTGACGCTCAAAAGATCGCGGTTTTGGGAACTTCTTCTGGCGGACAAATTTCGGCATTAATCGGCAGTAAATATCCAGAGTTGGTCAGCGCTGTAGTTGATATTGACGGGATTCTAGCATTTCATCATCCGCTTTCCAAGGAAGGAGCGAGCGCTGCAAATTGGTTAGGCGGGACTTTCGAACAAATTCCCGAAATTTGGAACGACGCATCACCATTAACTCACGCAAACAATATTTCTGTTCCGTATCTTTTTATCAACAGTCAATTCGACAGGTTTCACGCAGGTCGTGATGAGGTGATTGAAAAAATGAACAGAAATCGTATTCCAACCGAAGTCCACCAAATCGGAAATTCGCCACACACGTTCTGGATGTTTGAACCGTGGTTTCAACCTACGATGGATTTTGTCCTTGAATTTTTAAAACATAATTCGAAACCAACAACATTTAAACAAAATAAAAATGAAAATAAGTAA
- a CDS encoding glycoside hydrolase family 88/105 protein: MKININKVFLILGLMILAGCQSVTKTAGNYSEIPATKKWSERMALTLMKKYPQAYMIDDKAEPKWDYVHGLNMIAFEELYAKTKNQQYIDYVKGYADSTIDSEGKIPSYKFENYNIDMIIAGHHLFDLYAKTKDAKYLTALKTLRLQLEKQPRTSEGGFWHKKIYPNQMWLDGLYMGSPFYARYNTTFEKGDKLDDVAHQFELIQKHLLDKKTGLLYHGWDESRKMAWSNPQTGTSPNFWSRSLGWYAMALVDVLDYFPANHPKRAELISYLNSLSAALVKYQDKSGLWYQVTDQGSRDGNYLEASGSAMFAYAFAKGANKGYLPKEYKTIANKAFDGLVNDLVKVSPEGYVTLTNVCAVAGLGGNPFRDGSFEYYVNEKMKDNDPKGTGPFILAALQLDR, from the coding sequence ATGAAGATCAACATTAATAAAGTATTTCTTATTCTCGGTTTAATGATTTTGGCGGGATGTCAATCAGTTACAAAAACTGCGGGTAATTACTCGGAAATTCCAGCAACAAAAAAATGGTCAGAAAGAATGGCGCTGACTTTAATGAAGAAATATCCGCAAGCTTATATGATCGATGACAAGGCCGAACCAAAATGGGATTATGTGCATGGTTTGAACATGATTGCTTTTGAGGAACTTTATGCGAAAACCAAAAACCAGCAGTACATCGATTATGTGAAAGGTTATGCAGATTCAACGATCGACAGCGAAGGCAAGATTCCGAGCTATAAGTTCGAGAACTACAATATCGATATGATTATCGCGGGTCACCATCTTTTTGATCTTTACGCAAAAACCAAAGATGCTAAATATTTGACGGCTCTGAAAACGCTTCGACTTCAATTAGAAAAGCAACCGCGAACTTCCGAAGGCGGTTTCTGGCACAAGAAAATTTATCCCAATCAGATGTGGCTCGATGGACTTTATATGGGTTCGCCTTTTTACGCACGTTACAACACGACTTTCGAAAAAGGTGACAAACTCGACGATGTTGCGCACCAGTTCGAACTGATTCAAAAGCATTTGCTCGACAAGAAAACAGGACTCCTTTATCACGGTTGGGACGAATCCCGAAAAATGGCTTGGTCCAATCCGCAAACGGGGACTTCACCAAATTTCTGGTCACGTTCGCTCGGTTGGTATGCGATGGCGTTGGTTGACGTCCTCGATTATTTTCCAGCCAATCATCCAAAAAGAGCCGAACTGATTTCGTATCTCAACAGTCTTTCTGCAGCATTGGTTAAATATCAGGACAAGTCTGGATTATGGTATCAGGTAACAGATCAGGGAAGTCGAGACGGCAATTATCTGGAAGCATCGGGTTCTGCAATGTTTGCGTATGCCTTTGCAAAAGGGGCGAACAAAGGATATTTGCCAAAAGAATATAAAACGATTGCCAACAAAGCTTTTGACGGTTTGGTGAATGATTTGGTGAAAGTTTCTCCTGAAGGTTACGTAACTTTAACCAATGTTTGCGCCGTTGCAGGTTTAGGCGGAAATCCTTTCAGAGACGGTTCTTTCGAATATTATGTTAATGAAAAAATGAAGGACAACGATCCGAAAGGAACTGGGCCGTTTATTTTGGCGGCACTTCAACTCGACCGATAA
- a CDS encoding DUF1572 family protein, producing the protein MKELFEKRFKYYKELGDKTFVQLTDEQVLWQYNPESNSVATIVKHVSGNMISRWTNFLTEDGEKSWRNRDSEFENDIHSKTEMLEIWEKGWRVLFDALNQINEDLWQTEITIRGEKHSVLDAVLRQLAHYPYHIGQIIYLAKMMKNDEWKTLSIARNKSAEYNLEMLKNQSADEIQENASPVCFAKSEEVRSEFKD; encoded by the coding sequence ATGAAAGAATTATTCGAAAAGCGTTTTAAATATTATAAAGAACTGGGCGACAAAACTTTTGTTCAGTTAACCGACGAACAAGTTCTGTGGCAGTACAATCCTGAAAGCAATTCCGTTGCGACTATCGTAAAGCACGTTTCTGGTAATATGATTTCGAGATGGACCAACTTTCTGACCGAGGACGGCGAAAAGTCATGGAGAAACCGCGACTCGGAATTTGAAAACGATATTCATTCAAAAACTGAAATGCTGGAAATTTGGGAAAAAGGATGGCGCGTTCTTTTTGACGCTTTAAACCAAATCAATGAAGATTTGTGGCAAACCGAAATTACCATTCGCGGGGAGAAACATTCTGTTTTGGATGCGGTTTTGCGTCAACTCGCCCATTATCCGTACCATATTGGTCAGATCATCTATCTTGCCAAAATGATGAAAAACGACGAATGGAAAACGCTTTCCATCGCTCGAAATAAATCCGCAGAATACAATCTTGAAATGCTGAAAAACCAAAGCGCAGATGAAATTCAGGAAAACGCTTCACCAGTCTGTTTCGCGAAAAGTGAAGAGGTACGTTCCGAGTTCAAAGACTGA
- a CDS encoding aspartyl protease family protein, with product MKFLKTIFLLFFVIARSQDGFQISNPKKTVIPFQLINNLIFIPVNINGTELTFLLDSGVSETILFSLENKEVNFNNVEKIKFSGMGESLDIEGLKSEKNTISIGKDFRDQNHTVYVILDEGINFSSHVGIPVNGIIGYHFFKDHPIMIDFESKKITVFNESKRYERQIRRFEEFPITIEGNKPYIIADVEMTNQRVPSKLLVDSGNSDAIWLFPKLIKDFEYNRPNIDDYLGQGFNGDIFGKRSRIHGLYIGNFSFVKPLTAMPDEYSIQHLNLAPNRKGSIGSDILRRFTVIFNYPEKKIFLRKNRSFNDPFLFNSSGLDIMHDGMSWEKDLVKIETKKRMEIASEGTNIYSANEGFRYNFVLKPQYTVSGCRKDSPCFEAGIRKGDRIISINKKAIGNFTLQRINDLLKSQEGTRLNFRIERNGEESNHTVILKDPIPYSDAN from the coding sequence ATGAAATTCCTGAAAACCATATTCCTGCTGTTCTTCGTGATTGCCCGAAGTCAGGATGGATTTCAGATTTCGAATCCCAAGAAAACGGTGATTCCGTTTCAGCTGATCAATAACCTCATCTTCATCCCCGTCAACATCAACGGGACCGAACTTACCTTCCTGCTCGATTCGGGAGTTAGCGAGACCATCCTCTTCAGTTTGGAAAATAAGGAGGTGAACTTTAACAATGTGGAGAAAATCAAATTCTCAGGAATGGGTGAAAGTTTGGATATTGAAGGTTTGAAATCAGAGAAAAACACGATCAGTATTGGTAAAGACTTCAGAGACCAAAACCACACAGTTTACGTTATTTTGGATGAAGGCATCAACTTTTCTTCGCACGTCGGGATTCCTGTGAACGGGATTATTGGTTACCATTTTTTTAAAGACCATCCGATCATGATTGACTTTGAATCAAAAAAGATTACGGTTTTTAATGAAAGCAAACGTTACGAACGACAAATCCGCAGGTTCGAAGAATTCCCCATTACCATTGAAGGAAACAAACCTTACATCATCGCCGACGTGGAAATGACAAACCAAAGAGTTCCCTCGAAACTTTTGGTGGATTCGGGAAACAGTGACGCGATTTGGCTTTTTCCGAAACTGATCAAGGATTTTGAATACAACCGACCGAATATTGATGATTATTTGGGACAGGGTTTTAATGGCGATATTTTTGGAAAGCGCAGCAGAATTCACGGATTGTACATCGGGAACTTCTCCTTTGTAAAACCTTTGACAGCGATGCCAGATGAATACTCCATCCAACATCTGAATTTGGCTCCCAACCGAAAAGGATCTATCGGAAGTGATATTTTGCGGAGGTTTACCGTCATCTTCAATTATCCCGAGAAGAAAATTTTCTTGAGAAAAAACAGGAGCTTTAATGATCCTTTCCTTTTCAACAGCAGCGGTCTCGACATCATGCACGACGGAATGTCGTGGGAAAAAGACCTTGTAAAAATTGAAACGAAAAAGAGGATGGAAATTGCTTCGGAGGGAACCAATATTTACAGTGCCAACGAAGGATTCCGATACAATTTTGTTTTGAAACCCCAATATACCGTTTCCGGATGTAGAAAAGATTCACCATGCTTCGAGGCGGGAATCAGGAAGGGAGACCGAATTATCTCCATTAATAAAAAAGCGATCGGAAATTTCACCTTGCAGCGCATCAACGATCTGCTGAAAAGCCAGGAAGGAACCCGACTGAATTTCAGAATCGAGCGAAACGGCGAGGAATCCAACCACACCGTAATTTTAAAAGATCCAATCCCGTACAGCGATGCAAATTGA
- a CDS encoding L,D-transpeptidase yields the protein MTDDTAQKKTDSIAKAKKDSITLDSINKAKINYSAFIFPTKKKDSAMAVFNKQFSEEERYTILALNRLDSKNKWRADTLAIPDKIDKSLMSYTPFPTHLDILKDVKKIVFFSYPIQAYSLYENGKLVKWGPTSMGKKSAQTKRGLMFANWKKELAISTVDSEWKLPYNVNVHNTLGIGWHQYDLPGFPASHSCLRLLMDDAKELYGWVDTWVLNKGGATVKVNGTPVIVFGDYNWGGKKPWKKLIEDSAADNISVEEMNSIIQPNLSKILEEQKKRDEYLTTVPVSKEKESA from the coding sequence GTGACGGATGACACCGCTCAAAAAAAAACCGACTCTATCGCAAAAGCAAAAAAGGATTCGATCACGCTGGATTCCATCAACAAGGCAAAAATCAATTATTCTGCATTCATTTTCCCTACAAAAAAGAAAGATTCCGCTATGGCAGTTTTCAATAAGCAGTTTTCGGAGGAGGAACGATACACGATTTTGGCACTCAACCGACTCGATTCCAAAAATAAATGGAGAGCCGATACTTTAGCGATTCCCGATAAAATCGATAAAAGTTTAATGTCGTACACGCCGTTTCCCACTCATCTGGATATTTTAAAGGATGTGAAAAAAATTGTTTTCTTTTCGTACCCGATTCAGGCATACTCACTGTATGAAAACGGAAAACTCGTGAAATGGGGACCGACAAGTATGGGCAAAAAATCTGCGCAGACGAAACGTGGGTTAATGTTTGCCAACTGGAAAAAGGAACTCGCAATTTCGACTGTTGACAGTGAATGGAAATTGCCTTACAACGTCAATGTACACAATACTTTGGGAATCGGATGGCACCAGTACGACCTCCCTGGTTTTCCTGCATCACATTCTTGTTTAAGATTGTTGATGGACGATGCGAAAGAACTTTACGGTTGGGTCGATACTTGGGTTCTGAACAAAGGCGGTGCAACGGTAAAAGTGAACGGAACTCCCGTAATCGTCTTCGGCGACTACAATTGGGGTGGCAAAAAACCGTGGAAAAAACTGATCGAAGATTCCGCGGCGGATAATATTTCGGTGGAGGAAATGAATTCCATCATCCAGCCAAATCTTTCAAAAATCTTGGAGGAGCAGAAGAAAAGGGATGAGTATTTAACGACGGTTCCAGTTTCTAAAGAAAAGGAGTCGGCTTAA
- a CDS encoding DUF4861 family protein: protein MKISKTLFAVGSLALVMSCSTVKTSSIKSKNGKTYAEISQKEGGSWNGRKYSGGNFKNVQTLVLNPLHTDHSFDIRYEGPGWESNKIGYRLYLDWRNAIDIYGKKTEEIVLPNVGQDGFDSYHEMSDWGADILKVGKGLGIGAIGRVVNGEMLHFNDVEKTTASVENNKANSKVTVDYKGWKTNGQSTDFTSELTIFPDERYTQHTVKSSNALDGIVTGIVNLYKLPLIQRTVPNGKWGYIATYGKQTLFDDNLGMAVFYKISDTEEIYKGKDDYLIRFKPTTEKVTFYFLGAWEKEPNGIKTEKEFLKYLNQNLSKLNAGNVLK, encoded by the coding sequence ATGAAAATAAGTAAAACTCTTTTTGCAGTGGGCTCACTTGCTTTGGTAATGAGCTGCAGTACTGTGAAGACTTCCTCGATTAAAAGTAAAAACGGGAAAACCTACGCTGAAATCTCTCAGAAAGAAGGTGGTTCCTGGAATGGAAGAAAATATTCTGGCGGAAATTTTAAAAATGTTCAAACACTTGTGCTAAACCCGCTTCATACCGATCATTCCTTTGATATCCGGTACGAAGGTCCAGGTTGGGAAAGCAACAAAATCGGTTATCGACTTTATCTTGACTGGAGAAACGCCATCGACATCTATGGTAAGAAAACGGAAGAAATTGTCTTGCCAAATGTCGGACAAGATGGATTCGATTCTTACCACGAAATGAGCGATTGGGGGGCAGATATTTTGAAAGTAGGTAAAGGTTTGGGAATCGGCGCCATCGGAAGAGTGGTAAACGGTGAGATGCTCCACTTTAACGATGTTGAAAAAACAACCGCTTCGGTAGAAAATAACAAAGCCAATTCAAAAGTAACGGTCGATTACAAAGGTTGGAAAACAAACGGGCAAAGCACGGATTTTACTTCCGAACTCACAATTTTTCCCGATGAAAGATATACACAACATACGGTCAAAAGCAGTAACGCGCTGGACGGAATTGTAACGGGAATTGTCAACCTCTACAAACTACCTTTAATCCAAAGAACGGTTCCCAACGGAAAGTGGGGCTATATCGCGACTTACGGCAAACAAACTCTTTTCGACGATAATTTGGGAATGGCGGTGTTCTACAAAATTTCCGACACCGAGGAAATCTACAAAGGAAAAGACGATTACCTGATCAGATTCAAACCAACTACCGAGAAAGTGACTTTCTATTTTCTTGGAGCGTGGGAAAAAGAACCCAACGGAATTAAGACAGAGAAGGAATTCCTGAAATACCTCAACCAAAATCTCTCAAAGCTCAATGCTGGTAACGTATTAAAATAA
- a CDS encoding rhamnogalacturonan acetylesterase has translation MKIYKLIFLLSLLMVSCAASNNSGKKVTVHTIGDSTMAIKPDPDKNPERGWVQVLPQFFSDEVQIFNHAVNGRSTKSFRELGHWKPVLESLKKGDYLFIQFGHNDAKDTDPTRYTNPQTSYRHNLIRYIDEARSKGAVPILFSSIARRKFNKEGVLLDSHGNYTLVARLVAQEKNVPFFDMQYRTENLEMEYGVEGSKKLHLHFQPGENAFFPEGKTDDTHLSVLGATEISKLFVEELKKQNHPLAKFLKN, from the coding sequence ATGAAAATTTATAAACTAATTTTTCTGTTATCGTTGTTAATGGTAAGTTGCGCCGCTTCCAACAATTCAGGGAAGAAAGTGACGGTCCACACGATCGGAGATTCAACGATGGCGATTAAACCTGATCCCGACAAAAATCCCGAAAGAGGATGGGTGCAGGTTTTGCCGCAGTTTTTCAGTGATGAGGTACAGATTTTTAACCACGCTGTGAACGGTAGAAGCACGAAAAGTTTTCGCGAACTCGGTCATTGGAAACCAGTTCTGGAATCTTTGAAAAAAGGTGATTATCTCTTTATTCAGTTCGGACATAATGATGCGAAAGACACTGATCCGACAAGATACACCAATCCGCAAACTTCTTACCGACACAACCTGATTCGCTACATCGACGAGGCGCGTTCGAAAGGTGCGGTTCCGATTTTGTTTTCGTCGATCGCACGAAGGAAGTTCAATAAAGAAGGCGTTCTTCTTGATTCCCACGGAAATTATACGTTGGTTGCGCGACTTGTCGCCCAGGAAAAAAACGTTCCTTTCTTCGATATGCAATACCGCACTGAAAACCTCGAAATGGAATATGGAGTAGAGGGTTCCAAAAAACTACATCTTCATTTCCAGCCAGGTGAAAACGCTTTCTTTCCTGAAGGAAAAACCGACGATACCCATCTTTCTGTTTTAGGGGCAACCGAAATTTCGAAACTTTTTGTTGAGGAATTGAAAAAGCAAAATCATCCGCTGGCGAAATTTCTTAAGAATTAA